In Microbacterium enclense, one genomic interval encodes:
- a CDS encoding DUF1345 domain-containing protein: MSHLAPKAGVAAGVGLATALVAVLLGIPELAPLLGWVAASGVFLAWAWSRAWPADSERTRSLARHEDRSRKLVDALIIAATFLSIALVVFALIRSQQQDAIGSASAILAVIGVVAAWALVNTVYAFKYARMYYLDDRYRFDFDQEEDPAYSDFAYTAFSIGMAYSASNVTQSSTASRRIAMGHGLLSYFFGTFVVAVAINLITGLTQGG; encoded by the coding sequence ATGTCTCATCTCGCCCCAAAAGCCGGTGTCGCCGCGGGGGTCGGCCTGGCGACGGCGCTGGTCGCCGTGCTCCTCGGCATCCCGGAACTGGCCCCCCTGCTGGGGTGGGTGGCCGCGTCCGGGGTCTTCCTGGCGTGGGCGTGGTCGCGGGCGTGGCCCGCCGACAGCGAGCGCACACGCTCCCTCGCGCGGCACGAGGACCGCTCTCGCAAGCTGGTCGACGCACTCATCATCGCGGCGACCTTCCTGAGCATCGCCCTCGTCGTGTTCGCGCTCATCCGCAGCCAGCAGCAGGATGCCATCGGGTCGGCATCCGCCATCCTCGCCGTCATCGGCGTCGTGGCGGCCTGGGCTCTCGTCAACACCGTCTACGCCTTCAAGTACGCCCGGATGTACTACCTCGACGACCGCTACCGCTTCGACTTCGACCAGGAGGAGGACCCCGCCTACAGCGACTTCGCTTACACGGCCTTCTCGATCGGAATGGCCTACAGCGCGAGCAACGTCACGCAATCGTCGACCGCCTCGCGCCGCATCGCCATGGGACACGGTCTGCTGTCGTACTTCTTCGGCACCTTCGTGGTGGCTGTCGCGATCAACCTGATCACCGGTCTCACCCAGGGAGGGTGA
- a CDS encoding ABC transporter permease has product MSTTSAEPVAALSPEPTASTPPPTPPRTSPAARRRGFGARAASILPPLGVLVVLLGAWYGVSIALAASGKGFLMPMPHEMFTMGFFDPQVGADIWIALFRTTGVALTGLAIAMVIGIGWAIAMSLARWVERSTYAYAVMLQCIPILALVPLVGFWFGYEFLARVIVCVLIALFPMVSNTLFGLQSVDKSQRELFRLQKADKWTVLTKLTLPAALPSIFVGMRTSAGLSVIGAIVGDYFFRRGEPGIGSLISNYQSRLQSAELFAAILAACLLGVAIFAFFGWLSKVAVGRWYDSTR; this is encoded by the coding sequence ATGAGCACCACGTCTGCAGAGCCGGTGGCCGCGCTGTCGCCCGAGCCCACGGCATCCACTCCTCCGCCCACCCCGCCGCGCACGAGCCCGGCCGCGCGTCGCCGGGGTTTCGGCGCCCGCGCCGCGTCGATCCTGCCGCCGCTCGGAGTCCTGGTCGTCTTGCTCGGCGCCTGGTACGGCGTCTCGATCGCGCTGGCCGCCTCGGGCAAGGGCTTCCTCATGCCCATGCCGCACGAGATGTTCACGATGGGCTTCTTCGACCCGCAGGTCGGTGCCGACATCTGGATCGCGCTGTTCCGCACCACCGGCGTCGCCCTCACGGGCCTCGCGATCGCCATGGTGATCGGCATCGGCTGGGCCATCGCGATGTCGCTGGCCCGCTGGGTCGAGCGCTCGACCTACGCCTACGCCGTGATGCTCCAGTGCATCCCGATCCTCGCCCTGGTGCCGCTGGTCGGCTTCTGGTTCGGCTACGAGTTCCTCGCCCGCGTCATCGTCTGCGTGCTGATCGCCCTGTTCCCGATGGTCTCGAACACCCTGTTCGGTCTGCAGTCGGTCGACAAGTCGCAGCGCGAGCTGTTCCGCCTGCAGAAGGCCGACAAGTGGACGGTCCTGACGAAGCTCACCCTCCCCGCCGCGCTCCCCTCGATCTTCGTCGGCATGCGCACCTCGGCCGGGCTCTCGGTCATCGGCGCGATCGTCGGCGACTACTTCTTCCGCCGCGGCGAGCCGGGCATCGGCTCGCTCATCTCGAACTACCAGTCGCGCCTGCAGAGCGCCGAGCTGTTCGCCGCCATCCTCGCGGCGTGCCTGCTCGGTGTCGCGATCTTCGCCTTCTTCGGCTGGCTGTCGAAGGTCGCCGTCGGCCGCTGGTACGACAGCACGCGCTGA
- a CDS encoding helix-turn-helix transcriptional regulator, producing MTGDGALRLAEIAARPGPVHERAQALLDELHHHIPFDGAWLALAEPDGEGYTSIASTDLDRSSVRYLSGPQMARDIEITGANRDRPPTSLSDLPSSPTDLQSWAECLLPAGFHEALSVALFGEGGRHVGFVTVLFRRADPPPPTLRRRLARLVPKLAAGIDPLRSLAASAVFVGGATAGAALLPDGRVARLPGLSDDDLLTADSELIGAARDALGDGRTYATFLWPRGTRRSPDGYVRVTVLAGEQDLDTVASGIAVLSPAKRLRGLTPRELEVLGHVIEGCSNAEIARALVVSPRTIAAHLEHILVKLDATSRALAAVRAERAGLYVPLVRARTV from the coding sequence GTGACAGGAGATGGCGCGCTTCGGCTCGCAGAAATCGCGGCACGCCCGGGGCCCGTCCACGAGCGCGCGCAGGCGCTCCTGGACGAGCTGCATCACCACATCCCGTTTGACGGGGCCTGGCTGGCGCTGGCCGAGCCGGACGGTGAGGGATACACCTCCATCGCGAGCACCGACCTCGACCGATCGAGCGTGCGCTACCTCAGCGGACCCCAGATGGCTCGTGATATCGAGATCACCGGAGCCAACCGTGATCGCCCGCCCACCAGCCTCTCGGATCTGCCCTCCTCGCCGACGGACCTGCAGAGCTGGGCCGAGTGCCTGCTTCCCGCCGGGTTCCACGAAGCGTTGTCGGTCGCGCTCTTCGGGGAGGGTGGTCGGCACGTCGGCTTCGTGACGGTGCTGTTCCGCCGCGCCGACCCTCCGCCGCCGACCCTCCGACGGCGACTCGCGCGACTGGTGCCGAAACTGGCGGCGGGCATAGACCCTCTCCGGTCGCTCGCCGCCTCGGCGGTCTTCGTGGGCGGCGCCACCGCGGGCGCGGCCCTCCTGCCGGACGGGCGCGTCGCGCGCCTGCCGGGGCTGTCGGACGATGACCTCCTCACCGCAGACTCCGAGCTCATCGGAGCTGCCCGGGACGCGCTCGGAGACGGACGCACGTACGCCACGTTCCTCTGGCCGCGCGGCACACGCCGCTCGCCAGACGGCTACGTCCGGGTCACCGTGCTGGCCGGCGAGCAGGATCTCGACACCGTGGCATCCGGGATCGCCGTGCTCTCACCGGCCAAACGACTCCGGGGGCTGACGCCGCGGGAGCTCGAAGTCCTGGGGCACGTCATCGAAGGATGCTCCAATGCCGAGATCGCCCGGGCGCTGGTGGTGTCTCCCCGCACGATCGCAGCACACCTGGAACACATTCTGGTCAAGCTCGACGCCACCTCGCGGGCGCTAGCGGCCGTGCGCGCCGAGAGGGCGGGACTGTACGTCCCCCTCGTGCGCGCCCGGACCGTCTGA
- a CDS encoding MFS transporter, with protein sequence MSVVAAPAKGVRAYGQVLRLPGARSFVAAGILARFPRATLSLGVILLVSATTGSFASAGLVVAPLVVGMAIAAPLWSSRMDRHGQARVILASLGCLVLAASGFLALVLTGAPFWTWLVAAFATGASTPDLTSAVRARWTVLAPESQRTAALALETIADQMVFIAGPPAITAVAATIDPAVAMLGSLGLGVIGGVWLAAQRGTQPAPMPRGPRRATILPPAGVVPIALACVALGGVFGAFDVSLVGWAEVGEQPWLAGPAFSALAVAIAIGSVITGARSWKLSPAARYIGFAALAAIIAVGLPVAQGSVPVLFGMILLLGLAVSPVMVSGILVASARAPEGRVTETLAYPTAAMSLGVPIGGVIAGAALDATGPASALVTIAVSLALAAAIAAAGEALLRVRER encoded by the coding sequence GTGAGCGTGGTCGCTGCGCCAGCGAAGGGCGTCCGCGCCTACGGCCAGGTCTTACGCCTGCCGGGAGCGCGGAGCTTCGTCGCTGCGGGCATCCTCGCGCGGTTCCCCCGGGCGACCCTCTCCCTGGGCGTCATCCTGCTGGTGTCCGCCACCACCGGGAGCTTCGCCTCCGCCGGTCTCGTCGTCGCTCCGCTCGTCGTCGGCATGGCGATCGCGGCACCGCTGTGGTCGTCGCGGATGGATCGGCACGGCCAGGCCCGGGTGATCCTGGCGTCTCTCGGATGCCTCGTGCTCGCGGCATCCGGGTTCCTCGCCCTCGTGCTCACGGGGGCACCGTTCTGGACGTGGCTCGTCGCCGCATTCGCGACCGGGGCGTCGACTCCTGACCTGACCTCCGCCGTGCGCGCACGCTGGACGGTGCTGGCGCCCGAGTCGCAGCGGACCGCCGCGCTGGCGCTGGAGACGATCGCCGATCAGATGGTGTTCATCGCGGGTCCGCCGGCCATCACCGCCGTCGCGGCCACGATCGATCCGGCGGTGGCGATGCTCGGCTCGCTCGGGTTGGGGGTGATCGGGGGCGTGTGGCTTGCGGCGCAGCGCGGGACGCAGCCCGCTCCGATGCCGCGGGGACCGCGGCGCGCGACGATCCTGCCGCCCGCCGGGGTCGTCCCCATCGCTCTCGCCTGCGTCGCGCTGGGCGGGGTGTTCGGCGCGTTCGACGTGAGCCTCGTCGGCTGGGCCGAGGTCGGCGAGCAACCGTGGCTCGCGGGTCCCGCCTTCAGCGCCCTGGCCGTCGCGATCGCGATCGGGTCGGTCATCACCGGCGCCCGCTCGTGGAAGCTGTCGCCCGCGGCACGCTACATCGGCTTCGCAGCCCTGGCCGCGATCATCGCGGTCGGGCTCCCTGTCGCGCAGGGATCCGTCCCGGTGCTGTTCGGGATGATCCTGCTGCTCGGGCTCGCGGTGTCGCCGGTGATGGTGTCGGGGATCCTCGTGGCATCCGCTCGCGCTCCCGAGGGCCGCGTGACCGAAACCCTCGCCTATCCGACCGCCGCGATGTCGCTCGGCGTGCCAATCGGCGGTGTGATTGCGGGAGCAGCTCTGGATGCGACAGGCCCCGCGAGCGCTCTCGTCACGATCGCCGTGTCGCTGGCCCTGGCGGCGGCGATCGCCGCGGCGGGTGAGGCGTTGTTGCGGGTGAGAGAGCGGTAG
- a CDS encoding creatininase family protein: protein MSRLLAELSGPAAAEALTEDSILVLPTGAIEHHGPHLPLATDAIVAEASATAAVARAAAQGLDVWQLPTLSITKSDEHSWAPGTLWLTPETMLQTVVDIGRSILTTRARTLVFVNGHGGNVALLNVANRELRRRFGLRTFFMPAARVPSFDGTDGGPDEHGTGIHAGYGETSMIMHLRPELVDPSKFHATVPAHIGDFRHIGFNSKPVTFGWLSNDFGPTGVLGDPTGANAAAGAKLFEDSVSFVVEALEEISRFDYTA from the coding sequence ATGAGCCGGCTTCTCGCCGAACTGAGCGGCCCCGCCGCCGCCGAGGCCCTGACCGAGGACTCGATCCTCGTGCTTCCCACCGGTGCCATCGAGCACCACGGTCCGCACCTCCCCCTGGCGACGGATGCCATCGTCGCCGAGGCCTCCGCGACGGCCGCCGTCGCGCGCGCCGCGGCACAGGGTCTCGACGTCTGGCAGCTGCCGACCCTGTCGATCACGAAGTCCGACGAGCACTCGTGGGCGCCGGGGACGCTGTGGCTGACGCCCGAGACGATGCTGCAGACGGTGGTCGACATCGGCCGCTCGATCCTGACGACGCGAGCCCGCACGCTCGTCTTCGTGAACGGCCACGGCGGCAACGTCGCGCTGCTGAACGTGGCCAACCGGGAGCTGCGGCGCCGCTTCGGCCTGCGCACGTTCTTCATGCCGGCAGCGCGCGTGCCCTCGTTCGACGGCACCGACGGCGGTCCGGACGAGCACGGCACCGGCATCCACGCCGGGTACGGCGAGACGAGCATGATCATGCACCTGCGCCCCGAGCTGGTCGATCCGTCGAAGTTCCACGCGACCGTCCCCGCGCACATCGGGGACTTCCGTCACATCGGCTTCAACTCCAAGCCCGTCACCTTCGGGTGGCTGTCGAACGACTTCGGCCCCACGGGTGTGCTCGGCGACCCGACGGGCGCGAACGCCGCGGCGGGGGCGAAGCTGTTCGAGGACAGCGTCTCGTTCGTCGTCGAGGCGCTCGAGGAGATCAGCCGATTCGACTACACCGCGTGA
- a CDS encoding amidohydrolase family protein produces MSLLVINARLITVPAGTDDPGYIERGYMLVRDGRIAAIGAGDPDPGVTADEILDVDGKFVAPGFVSSHSHLFTSGSRGLGVDQTLYGWCTSMFSVLNNASPDQIYWATLHGSLDFLANGVTTAYNFTDPLLPWEPMVDGKRADGGGILRDHAWHTRQADGCYDAGLRFVDSIALDATVGTDDEIFARFEASLDHVLAMDPDIALGASIMGQVQWSTRPDAAEIEVAVMDRFGVTNQAHFLETYEAIEHQQTKFQLYKNAGALRPGMMFGHFIQTTPEIIADAAAGGASMSWQPASNGRLASGIAHVPEMLEQGMKVGMGLDDQACTDVADPWQNMRMGMFMQRARTHDPLSMMPERVLRLHTLGGAEIMGVDDRVGSLEVGKFADFVVVDPRSPDVGPLWNPVRSYVLACGLRNLKQVYVGGALVNEDGVSTNPLAVEASRVLHEELPALAEEFGVIL; encoded by the coding sequence ATGTCGCTTCTGGTCATCAACGCACGGCTCATCACGGTTCCCGCGGGCACCGACGACCCCGGCTACATCGAGCGCGGGTACATGCTCGTTCGCGACGGCCGCATCGCCGCGATCGGTGCGGGCGACCCCGATCCGGGCGTCACCGCCGACGAGATCCTCGACGTCGACGGCAAGTTCGTCGCGCCCGGCTTCGTCTCCTCGCACAGCCACCTCTTCACGAGCGGCTCGCGCGGTCTCGGCGTCGACCAGACGCTCTACGGCTGGTGCACCTCGATGTTCAGCGTGCTCAACAACGCCTCACCCGACCAGATCTACTGGGCGACCCTGCACGGCTCGCTCGACTTCCTCGCCAACGGCGTGACCACGGCCTACAACTTCACCGACCCGCTCCTGCCCTGGGAGCCGATGGTCGACGGCAAGCGCGCCGACGGCGGCGGCATCCTGCGCGACCACGCGTGGCACACCCGGCAGGCCGACGGATGCTACGACGCCGGCCTCCGCTTCGTCGACTCGATCGCGCTGGATGCCACCGTCGGCACCGACGACGAGATCTTCGCCCGGTTCGAGGCATCCCTCGACCACGTCCTCGCGATGGACCCCGACATCGCGCTCGGCGCCTCGATCATGGGTCAGGTGCAGTGGTCGACGAGACCCGACGCCGCCGAGATCGAGGTCGCCGTCATGGACCGCTTCGGGGTCACCAACCAGGCGCACTTCCTCGAGACGTACGAGGCGATCGAGCACCAGCAGACGAAGTTCCAGCTCTACAAGAACGCCGGAGCCCTGCGCCCGGGCATGATGTTCGGCCACTTCATCCAGACGACGCCGGAGATCATCGCGGATGCCGCGGCGGGCGGTGCCAGCATGTCGTGGCAGCCCGCGTCGAACGGGCGTTTGGCGTCGGGCATCGCCCACGTGCCGGAGATGCTCGAGCAGGGCATGAAGGTCGGCATGGGCCTCGACGACCAGGCGTGCACCGACGTCGCGGACCCGTGGCAGAACATGCGCATGGGCATGTTCATGCAGCGCGCGCGCACCCACGATCCGCTGTCGATGATGCCGGAGCGCGTGCTGCGCCTGCACACCCTCGGGGGAGCGGAGATCATGGGCGTCGACGACCGGGTCGGCAGCCTCGAGGTGGGCAAGTTCGCCGACTTCGTGGTGGTCGACCCGCGGTCGCCCGACGTGGGTCCGCTGTGGAACCCGGTGCGCAGCTACGTGCTCGCGTGCGGTCTGCGCAACCTGAAGCAGGTCTACGTCGGCGGCGCGCTCGTGAACGAGGACGGCGTCTCGACCAACCCGCTCGCGGTCGAGGCCTCCCGCGTGCTGCACGAGGAGCTGCCCGCGCTGGCGGAGGAGTTCGGCGTCATCCTCTAG
- a CDS encoding amidohydrolase family protein — MSAAPPVSIAALRGVRLPAGALVDIALDGDEVLAVVPAGSPLPDTDGETLDLTGYLVTAAGAEPHAHLDKSQSWDAIQPPFGDLERAIESWHAFAVDLDEDETLGRARSTALRMLASGITSVRTHVDLLRGDDPLTGVRAMVRLREELDDLMDIEIVALGGPTIADDVFDAALDAGVDLVGGAPHLADDPIADLERLIALARRRDVGIDLHTDESLAGADTLSVYARAVTGWHRPRTAGHCVRLSMMPVRDLAELAEEIRVADIGVIALPITNLYLQGWDAEHAVPRGIAPIGRLKAAGVRVAAGADNVRDPFNPVGRCDHLETASLLVSAGHLAPAEAMDAVTIGARDVMGLPVAGPAPGARADLVAIRADSLGDAVAFASADRVVIHRGRLVSRTTVSTETAIPRTTEPVRAAASATTP, encoded by the coding sequence GTGTCTGCCGCTCCACCCGTCTCGATCGCCGCCCTCCGCGGCGTGCGCCTCCCCGCGGGCGCGCTCGTCGACATCGCGCTCGACGGCGACGAGGTGCTGGCGGTCGTGCCGGCGGGCAGCCCCCTCCCCGACACCGACGGTGAGACGCTCGATCTGACCGGCTACCTCGTCACCGCCGCGGGCGCAGAGCCCCACGCGCACCTCGACAAATCGCAATCGTGGGATGCCATCCAGCCCCCGTTCGGCGACCTCGAGCGCGCGATCGAGAGCTGGCACGCGTTCGCCGTCGACCTCGACGAAGACGAGACCCTCGGGCGCGCCCGGTCCACGGCGCTGCGGATGCTGGCATCCGGGATCACGTCCGTCCGCACCCACGTCGACCTCCTGCGCGGCGACGACCCGCTCACGGGCGTCCGCGCGATGGTGCGCCTGCGCGAAGAGCTCGACGACCTCATGGACATCGAGATCGTCGCCCTGGGCGGGCCGACCATCGCCGACGACGTCTTCGACGCGGCGCTCGACGCGGGCGTCGACCTCGTCGGCGGCGCACCCCACCTCGCCGACGACCCGATCGCCGATCTCGAGCGCCTGATCGCCCTCGCCCGCCGTCGCGACGTGGGCATCGACCTGCACACTGACGAGAGCCTCGCCGGAGCCGACACCCTCTCGGTATATGCCCGCGCGGTGACCGGGTGGCATCGCCCCCGCACCGCGGGACACTGCGTACGCCTCAGCATGATGCCCGTCCGCGACCTCGCCGAGCTGGCCGAAGAGATCCGCGTCGCCGACATCGGCGTCATCGCCCTGCCCATCACCAACCTGTACCTGCAGGGGTGGGATGCCGAGCACGCCGTGCCCCGCGGGATCGCGCCGATCGGCCGCCTCAAGGCCGCGGGCGTCCGCGTCGCCGCCGGGGCGGACAACGTCCGTGACCCCTTCAACCCCGTCGGCCGCTGCGACCACCTCGAGACCGCTTCGCTCCTCGTCTCGGCGGGGCACCTCGCTCCCGCCGAGGCCATGGATGCCGTGACGATCGGCGCGCGCGACGTGATGGGGCTTCCCGTCGCCGGACCCGCGCCGGGTGCCCGCGCCGACCTCGTCGCGATCCGCGCCGACTCGCTCGGGGACGCCGTCGCCTTCGCGAGCGCCGATCGCGTGGTCATCCACCGCGGCCGTCTCGTCAGCCGCACCACCGTCTCGACCGAGACGGCGATTCCCCGCACCACCGAACCCGTCCGCGCCGCCGCATCCGCGACGACACCGTAA
- a CDS encoding ABC transporter ATP-binding protein, translated as MTLASPAPVDTADPTAPLLDFRNVAMTFPNGTTALSGVDLTVGAGEFVSVVGPSGCGKSTLLRIASGLETASEGTATVNTDRIGYVFQDATLLPWRDVRSNVELLAELNWQPKRVRGPKAQWAIDLVGLNGFEKHLPKQMSGGMKMRASLARSLTLDPELFLFDEPFGALDEITRERLNDELLKIFVEQKFGGLFITHSVSEAIYLSTKVVVMSGRPGHLVDTFDIPFDMPRDPEIRYTAEYAKLVGEVSHALREGHS; from the coding sequence GTGACCTTGGCCTCCCCTGCTCCCGTAGACACCGCGGATCCCACCGCGCCGCTGCTGGATTTCCGCAACGTCGCCATGACGTTCCCCAACGGCACCACCGCCCTCTCCGGCGTCGACCTCACCGTCGGCGCCGGCGAGTTCGTCAGCGTCGTCGGCCCCTCGGGCTGCGGCAAGTCGACGCTCCTGCGCATCGCCTCCGGCCTCGAGACCGCGAGCGAAGGCACCGCGACCGTCAACACCGACCGCATCGGGTACGTCTTCCAAGACGCCACGCTCCTGCCCTGGCGCGACGTGCGGTCCAACGTCGAGCTGCTGGCCGAGCTCAACTGGCAGCCCAAGCGGGTGCGCGGCCCCAAGGCGCAGTGGGCGATCGACCTCGTCGGTCTCAACGGCTTCGAGAAGCACCTGCCGAAGCAGATGTCGGGCGGCATGAAGATGCGCGCCTCGCTCGCACGCTCCCTCACCCTCGACCCCGAACTCTTCCTGTTCGACGAGCCGTTCGGGGCTCTCGACGAGATCACCCGCGAACGCCTGAACGACGAGCTACTGAAGATCTTCGTCGAGCAGAAGTTCGGTGGGCTCTTCATCACGCACTCGGTCTCCGAGGCCATCTACCTCTCCACCAAGGTCGTCGTGATGTCGGGTCGCCCCGGTCACCTCGTCGACACCTTCGACATCCCCTTCGACATGCCCCGCGACCCCGAGATCCGCTACACGGCCGAGTACGCGAAGCTCGTCGGCGAGGTCTCCCACGCCCTTCGGGAAGGACACTCATGA
- a CDS encoding FAD-binding oxidoreductase, whose amino-acid sequence MSDTATRVLSLEDELLDLLGPAAVSTEPRVRERASVDGSPMSPIIAAKLPLGLADLVVFAADAEQIATAVAAASRHGVPVTVRGKGTGNYGQGIPMQGGLVVDTTRAKAIVEVGDGFITAEAGTPMVLLEQAAWAAGQALWMYPSTAQSTIGGFLSGGSGGTGSIAHGSNDRGFVAALDVVHADGSAEIHHVEGDEAQKYVHNYGTAGVIVRATVRLEPLREWRGLWASFPDFAGTLSVLQTIGNLDPSPRLVSGDGPEISASLPADEAIPEGRSSLRVILDAAQIDTVTAIIEGSGGRVEAVREGPQASIRLSMLSYNHPIEWYQKSQPHEVFHLEVAGMPLSENVDAVEAVFPGAKLHVESTKQHPIGMLAAPYVSEEDVYRGIADLNALGVGVHNPHQWNVDFHVEETVETARLTDPKGLLNPGKLNPEYTGARKGAIR is encoded by the coding sequence ATGAGCGACACCGCCACCCGCGTCCTCTCCCTCGAGGACGAGCTCCTCGACCTGCTCGGCCCCGCCGCCGTCAGCACCGAGCCCCGCGTCCGCGAGCGCGCGAGCGTCGACGGATCGCCGATGTCGCCGATCATCGCCGCCAAACTCCCCCTCGGCCTCGCCGACCTCGTCGTGTTCGCCGCCGACGCCGAACAGATCGCGACAGCGGTCGCCGCGGCATCCCGTCACGGCGTGCCCGTCACGGTGCGCGGCAAGGGCACCGGCAACTACGGCCAGGGCATCCCCATGCAGGGCGGCCTCGTCGTCGACACCACCCGCGCCAAGGCCATCGTCGAGGTGGGCGACGGCTTCATCACCGCCGAGGCCGGCACCCCGATGGTGCTGCTCGAGCAGGCCGCGTGGGCCGCGGGCCAAGCGCTGTGGATGTACCCCTCGACCGCACAGTCGACCATCGGCGGCTTCCTCTCCGGCGGCTCCGGCGGCACCGGCTCGATCGCGCACGGCTCCAACGACCGCGGTTTCGTCGCGGCGCTCGACGTCGTGCACGCCGACGGCAGCGCCGAGATCCACCACGTCGAAGGCGACGAGGCCCAGAAGTACGTGCACAACTACGGCACCGCCGGCGTCATCGTCCGCGCGACCGTCCGCCTCGAGCCGTTGCGCGAATGGCGTGGACTGTGGGCGAGCTTCCCCGACTTCGCCGGCACCCTGTCGGTGTTGCAGACGATCGGCAACCTCGACCCCTCGCCGCGGCTCGTGTCGGGCGACGGCCCCGAGATCTCGGCATCCCTCCCCGCTGACGAGGCCATCCCCGAGGGCCGATCGAGCCTTCGTGTGATCCTGGATGCCGCACAGATCGACACCGTGACCGCGATCATCGAGGGCTCGGGCGGCCGCGTCGAGGCGGTGCGCGAGGGGCCGCAGGCGAGCATCCGCCTGTCGATGCTCAGCTACAACCACCCCATCGAGTGGTACCAGAAGAGCCAGCCGCACGAGGTGTTCCACCTCGAGGTGGCCGGGATGCCGCTGAGCGAGAACGTCGACGCCGTCGAGGCCGTGTTCCCCGGCGCGAAGCTGCACGTCGAGTCGACGAAGCAGCACCCGATCGGGATGCTCGCCGCTCCCTACGTCAGCGAGGAGGATGTCTACCGCGGCATCGCCGACCTCAACGCCCTCGGGGTCGGTGTACACAACCCGCACCAGTGGAACGTCGACTTCCACGTCGAGGAGACGGTCGAGACCGCCCGCCTGACCGACCCGAAGGGCCTGCTGAACCCCGGCAAGCTCAACCCCGAGTACACGGGCGCACGCAAGGGAGCGATCCGATGA
- a CDS encoding ABC transporter substrate-binding protein yields MQRSTLLRATAATGAFAIALTLTSCAGSAAEQAAPASDKPIGSVDLSADCPSTIVVQTDWNPEAEHGHLYEMIKDDYTIDANTKAVTGPLMADGEYTGVNLEIRAGGPAIGFQTVSAQMYQDDAITLGYVSTDEAIQLSATTPTKAVFAPLDISPTMVMWDPATYPDVKTIQDVAPALEKNGGVWRYFDGSAYIEYLKSAGLANASILDGSYDGTPSNFVAAGGKDMQQGFASAEPYVYENEVSAWGKPVKFALIHDAGWQTYQSSMSVKKDTFDELSPCLSKLVPVLQKAGIDYYKDPSAANDLILKLVDEYATGWTYTQGVADYSVKTQVDLGLVGNGPDSTYGNFDDTRFADFYTKAAKVYTDLGTPPASGETADDLYTNEFIDTSISF; encoded by the coding sequence ATGCAGCGCTCCACCCTCCTTCGCGCCACCGCCGCCACCGGCGCCTTCGCGATCGCCCTCACCCTGACCTCGTGCGCCGGGAGCGCCGCGGAACAGGCCGCACCGGCGTCCGACAAGCCGATCGGATCGGTCGACCTGTCGGCCGACTGCCCCTCCACGATCGTCGTCCAGACCGACTGGAACCCCGAAGCCGAGCACGGTCACCTCTACGAGATGATCAAGGACGACTACACGATCGACGCCAACACGAAGGCCGTCACCGGCCCGCTCATGGCGGACGGCGAGTACACCGGCGTCAACCTCGAGATCCGCGCCGGTGGACCCGCCATCGGCTTCCAGACCGTCTCGGCGCAGATGTACCAGGACGACGCGATCACGCTCGGCTACGTCAGCACCGACGAGGCGATCCAGCTGTCGGCGACCACGCCCACCAAGGCCGTCTTCGCCCCGCTCGACATCAGCCCGACGATGGTCATGTGGGACCCGGCGACCTACCCCGACGTCAAGACCATCCAGGACGTCGCCCCGGCGCTGGAGAAGAACGGCGGCGTGTGGCGCTACTTCGACGGCTCGGCGTACATCGAGTACCTCAAGAGCGCCGGTCTCGCGAACGCCTCGATCCTCGACGGCTCGTACGACGGCACCCCGTCGAACTTCGTCGCCGCCGGCGGTAAGGACATGCAGCAGGGCTTCGCGTCGGCGGAGCCGTACGTCTACGAGAACGAGGTCTCGGCCTGGGGCAAGCCCGTGAAGTTCGCCCTCATCCACGACGCCGGATGGCAGACCTACCAGTCGTCGATGTCGGTGAAGAAGGACACCTTCGATGAGCTGTCCCCGTGCCTGTCGAAGCTCGTCCCCGTGCTGCAGAAGGCCGGCATCGACTACTACAAGGACCCGTCCGCGGCGAACGACCTCATCCTGAAGCTCGTCGACGAGTACGCCACCGGCTGGACCTACACGCAGGGCGTCGCCGACTACTCGGTGAAGACGCAGGTCGACCTCGGCCTCGTCGGCAACGGCCCCGACTCCACCTACGGCAACTTCGACGACACCCGCTTCGCGGACTTCTACACGAAGGCAGCCAAGGTCTACACCGACCTCGGCACCCCGCCGGCGTCGGGTGAGACCGCCGACGACCTCTACACGAACGAGTTCATCGACACCTCCATCTCGTTCTGA